The sequence GACAGACAGACAGACAGACAACCACTACCTGCAATAAACAGATACAGGTTACAAACAATATATTATTTTTCTTAATCACATCTCTTTTTAATTTAGAGATGTGATTTTTTTTATTTTTATAATTGAGGGATAAATGAAAAAAATCATTACGCGGTTAAACGGTTTTATTTTTGCGTTGGCGTTAATTTGCGCATTATTAACTGTTGTTTGCAAACTTTCGTTTGCGGGCATAGCAGAGAAAGCGCAGGAAAGTAAGCTTCAGTCTGTAAAGATTGCGCAGTTGTCGTCGGGCAAGCCTCATATTAAACCATTTAACGCCGGACTTATGCATTTTGATACCCGCAAATATAACATATCGCCGCAAACGCAGGCAGAGTTAAAAATTCTTGTTAAAGAAATAAATCAGT is a genomic window of Endomicrobium proavitum containing:
- a CDS encoding OmpA family protein; protein product: MKKIITRLNGFIFALALICALLTVVCKLSFAGIAEKAQESKLQSVKIAQLSSGKPHIKPFNAGLMHFDTRKYNISPQTQAELKILVKEINQFEYDEIIVEGHTDFEGSGSGNIELSKNRAKAVYGELLKLGVPPAKIKYYGSSSYKPKAENYTTQGKAANRRVEIFVK